In Antennarius striatus isolate MH-2024 chromosome 10, ASM4005453v1, whole genome shotgun sequence, one DNA window encodes the following:
- the LOC137602627 gene encoding heparan sulfate glucosamine 3-O-sulfotransferase 1-like, producing the protein MAAFLFGLLIIAIQSPPLLLNPMANKGSPSPPTSSPRENGTTSYRNGTLQQLPHIIIIGVRKGGTRALIEMLSLHSGVAAAQKEVHFFDWENNYEMGFPWYVSQMPYAFPDQLTVEKTPAYFTSSHVPERVHQMNPDVKLLLILRDPTERVLSDYTQIFYNHLQKRKHYKPIESVLVKDGEINLEYKALNRSLYYVHMQNWLKYFPLNSIHIVDGDELIRNPLQEMKKVERFLKLEPQINASYFYFNKTKGFYCLKDHGQERCLSDSKGRAHPYVAPAILQKLHQYFHEPNKKFFSLVGRTFSWT; encoded by the coding sequence ATGGCAGCCTTCCTCTTTGGACTGCTGATTATTGCTATCCAGTCTCCCCCCCTTCTCCTCAACCCCATGGCTAACAAGGGATCGCCTTCACCCCCAACTTCATCGCCTCGCGAGAACGGGACCACCAGTTACCGAAACGGGACCCTCCAGCAACTTCCTCATATTATAATTATTGGGGTGAGAAAGGGGGGGACGCGGGCGCTGATAGAAATGCTCAGTCTTCACAGTGGAGTGGCAGCAGCTCAGAAGGAGGTGCACTTCTTTGACTGGGAGAATAACTATGAGATGGGCTTTCCTTGGTATGTCAGTCAAATGCCTTATGCCTTTCCTGACCAGCTGACAGTAGAGAAGACCCCCGCTTACTTTACCTCGAGCCATGTTCCCGAACGAGTCCATCAGATGAACCCTGACGTCAAGCTGCTGCTCATCCTCAGAGACCCCACAGAGCGAGTGTTGTCGGACTACACCCAGATCTTTTACAACCATCTCCAGAAGCGCAAGCACTACAAGCCCATTGAGTCTGTTCTTGTGAAGGACGGCGAGATCAATCTGGAATATAAAGCTCTCAATCGCAGCTTGTACTACGTTCACATGCAGAACTGGCTCAAGTACTTCCCACTTAATAGCATTCACATTGTGGATGGGGATGAGTTGATCAGGAACCCCTTGCAAGAGATGAAAAAGGTGGAGAGATTCTTAAAGCTGGAACCACAAATAAATGCttcatatttttactttaacaaaacaaaaggattCTACTGTTTGAAGGACCATGGGCAAGAACGGTGTTTAAGTGATTCCAAAGGCAGGGCTCATCCTTATGTGGCACCTGCCATCCTCCAGAAACTCCACCAGTACTTTCATGAACCCAACAAGAAATTCTTCTCGCTTGTGGGTCGAACATTTAGTTGGACATGA